In a single window of the Rhodamnia argentea isolate NSW1041297 chromosome 2, ASM2092103v1, whole genome shotgun sequence genome:
- the LOC115732446 gene encoding annexin Gh1-like, with translation MSTLRVPEPVPSVADDCEQLRKAFKGWGTNEKLIISILAHRNVAQRKLIMQTYAETYGEDLLKALDRELTNDFERLVVLWTLDPAERDVYLANEATKRWTSSNQVLMEIACTRSPQQLLLARQAYHARYKKSLEEDVAHHTTGDFRKLLVPLVSSYRYDGDEVIMTLAKAEAKILHEKISEKAYSHEDLIRILATRSKAQVNATLNHYKNEFGNDINKDLKTDPKDEFLAILRATVKCLTRPEKYFEKVLRLAINRRGTDEGALTRVVATRAEADMKFISEEYQRRNSIPLDRTIVKDTTGDYEKMLLALIGHAEA, from the exons ATGTCGACTCTCAGAGTCCCAGAGCCAGTTCCCTCAGTGGCCGACGACTGCGAGCAACTCCGGAAAGCATTCAAAG GATGGGGAACAAATGAGAAGTTGATCATATCCATATTGGCTCATAGGAATGTGGCACAGAGGAAGCTGATTATGCAAACCTATGCCGAGACTTATGGCGAGGACCTCCTCAAGGCATTGGACAGAGAACTTACAAATGATTTCGAG AGGCTGGTGGTCCTTTGGACGCTTGATCCGGCTGAACGTGATGTGTACTTGGCTAATGAAGCAACGAAAAGATGGACTTCAAGCAATCAGGTTCTCATGGAAATAGCCTGCACAAGGTCTCCGCAGCAGTTGCTTTTGGCAAGACAAGCATATCATGCTCGATACAAGAAGTCGCTAGAAGAGGACGTGGCTCACCACACAACTGGAGACTTTCGCAAG TTGCTGGTACCTCTCGTGAGCTCATACCGTTATGATGGAGATGAGGTCATCATGACTTTGGCAAAAGCAGAGGCTAAGATACTCCACGAGAAGATTTCAGAGAAGGCTTACAGCCACGAGGATCTCATAAGGATTTTGGCTACTAGGAGCAAAGCACAAGTCAATGCTACGCTGAATCACTACAAAAATGAGTTTGGAAATGATATCAACAAG GATTTGAAAACCGATCCGAAAGACGAGTTCTTGGCTATACTGAGAGCTACAGTCAAGTGCCTGACTCGCCCTGAGAAGTATTTTGAGAAGGTTCTTCGTCTAGCCATCAATAGGCGAGGAACAGATGAAGGGGCTCTGACCAGAGTGGTTGCTACCAGGGCTGAGGCCGACATGAAGTTTATAAGTGAGGAGTACCAGAGGAGGAACAGCATCCCCCTTGATCGCACCATTGTGAAGGACACTACTGGAGACTATGAAAAAATGCTTCTGGCACTGATTGGCCATGCTGAGGCTTGA